The candidate division WOR-3 bacterium genome has a segment encoding these proteins:
- a CDS encoding branched-chain amino acid ABC transporter permease — protein MNAESKKRIFSNRKFFALAIIIAIFIIITASISLGLLNPYWNQIIQFACIITISALGLNLIYGYTGQFSLGHAAFYGIGAYCSALITKTFHGLGALSFIIGLVTAIILVAVIAFLIGLPILRLKSDYLGIATLGFGIIVKVLFDNADAVIPALGGSRGMLGIPKFTIFPLTYLIFVISIIVIRNFVFSDIGRSCISIREDDIAADCVGVNTTKYKTIGFVFGSIFAGIAGVLYAHLYSFLHPSNFDFLKSIDVLLIVVLGGLGSISGTIIAAIVWTFLLEGLRVVLPPQILDWRLVIYPLVLIIIMLIKPMGIGSGMEFGFIKPEERKSSKQNVKQL, from the coding sequence ATGAACGCTGAATCAAAGAAACGAATATTTTCAAACAGGAAATTTTTCGCATTAGCAATCATTATTGCAATTTTCATAATAATAACCGCATCAATCTCACTCGGTCTTTTGAATCCATATTGGAATCAGATTATTCAATTTGCCTGTATCATTACTATTTCAGCGCTCGGATTAAATCTTATCTATGGTTATACAGGACAATTCTCTTTGGGACATGCAGCATTTTATGGCATTGGCGCATATTGTTCAGCACTGATTACAAAAACCTTTCATGGCTTGGGAGCTTTGTCTTTTATCATAGGACTTGTTACTGCAATAATACTTGTGGCAGTTATTGCCTTTTTGATTGGTTTACCAATACTCCGTCTGAAATCTGATTATCTTGGCATTGCAACACTTGGTTTTGGTATTATTGTGAAAGTATTATTTGACAATGCAGATGCAGTCATTCCGGCACTGGGGGGGTCGCGGGGTATGCTTGGCATACCAAAATTTACTATCTTTCCTCTTACTTATTTAATTTTTGTCATTTCAATCATTGTCATTAGAAACTTTGTTTTTTCTGATATTGGCAGGTCATGCATTTCAATCCGTGAAGATGATATTGCTGCTGATTGTGTTGGTGTGAATACCACAAAATATAAAACCATAGGATTTGTTTTTGGTTCAATTTTCGCCGGTATCGCAGGAGTTCTCTATGCCCATTTATACTCGTTTTTGCATCCATCAAATTTTGATTTTTTGAAATCTATCGATGTGCTATTAATTGTAGTCCTCGGTGGTCTGGGTAGTATTTCGGGTACAATCATTGCAGCCATTGTCTGGACCTTTCTCTTAGAAGGATTGAGGGTTGTTCTTCCACCCCAGATTCTTGATTGGCGGCTTGTTATCTATCCCCTTGTTTTAATTATAATAATGTTGATTAAGCCAATGGGTATTGGCAGTGGAATGGAATTTGGATTTATTAAACCCGAAGAAAGAAAGAGCTCAAAACAAAATGTGAAACAATTATGA
- a CDS encoding branched-chain amino acid ABC transporter permease: protein MSYFLQQLINGLQLGFVYALIALGYTMVYGIVRLINFAHGDVFMVGAYLGFYALALYHLPFPLAILFAMAGCAILGISIEKLAYRPLRNAPRISALITAIGVSLFLEYFSSLKFVFGPNYLAYPRPFEVCTYQIGSVCISNIQILVFGVSIVLLVFLQFIVQKTKTGMAMRAVSYDKDTAKLMGINVDYIISVTFGIGSALAGAGGVLYGIAYPQIHPFMGIMPGLKAFVAAVLGGIGSIPGAMIGALIMGVVETLCSAYISSTMRDAFAFSILIIVLLVKPAGILGKKEIEKV from the coding sequence ATGTCTTATTTTCTTCAGCAATTGATAAATGGTTTACAATTGGGTTTTGTTTATGCCCTTATCGCACTGGGATATACAATGGTCTATGGCATCGTCCGGTTGATTAACTTTGCCCACGGCGATGTCTTTATGGTTGGTGCCTATCTCGGCTTTTACGCCCTGGCATTATACCATTTGCCCTTTCCTCTCGCAATTCTTTTCGCAATGGCAGGTTGTGCAATACTCGGAATAAGTATAGAAAAATTAGCATACCGTCCATTAAGAAATGCACCTCGTATTTCAGCCCTGATCACTGCAATTGGCGTATCATTATTTTTGGAATATTTTTCAAGTTTAAAGTTTGTATTCGGTCCGAATTATCTCGCATATCCAAGGCCATTTGAGGTATGCACATATCAAATTGGTTCTGTATGTATATCTAACATTCAAATACTTGTATTTGGCGTATCAATCGTTTTATTGGTTTTCTTGCAATTTATTGTTCAAAAAACAAAGACCGGAATGGCTATGAGGGCGGTTTCCTATGACAAGGACACCGCAAAGTTAATGGGTATTAATGTTGACTATATTATATCAGTTACCTTTGGTATCGGTTCTGCACTTGCTGGTGCCGGTGGGGTGCTTTATGGTATCGCCTATCCACAGATACATCCATTTATGGGTATTATGCCGGGTCTAAAGGCATTCGTCGCTGCTGTGCTCGGTGGGATAGGCTCAATCCCCGGTGCTATGATTGGTGCACTGATTATGGGTGTGGTTGAAACATTGTGCTCAGCCTATATCTCCTCCACTATGCGTGATGCCTTTGCATTTTCAATTCTGATAATCGTTTTGCTGGTAAAACCTGCAGGTATATTGGGGAAAAAAGAGATTGAAAAGGTATGA
- a CDS encoding NTP transferase domain-containing protein encodes MALQINSYSFSTVILAAGISKRMYSRTPKILYKILGKPMIQYVVDIASGLNCKEIIIVTGKNKNEIKKVLGNKVKYAVQEIPLGTGDAAKKGIVLATEPNILILYGDVPLLKKETVAAMINNHFCRNAGLSVLTCKIDNPTGYGRIIRDKYGKFIKIVEHVDANEKELRINEINTGIYFGNRWLINDALSKVRTDNKQKEFYLTDIVQYFIKKKKKVIGFQINNQEEILGINNKAELSRVREIIKRTWFNELMLRGVYIEDPATTNIDLTVKIGNFVQIRPFTIIEGKTEIKDNSIVGPFVWIKDGIKRKIKL; translated from the coding sequence GTGGCATTACAAATCAATTCTTACTCTTTTTCTACCGTTATTCTTGCTGCAGGCATAAGTAAAAGAATGTATAGCCGTACACCCAAAATATTATATAAAATTTTGGGTAAACCAATGATTCAATATGTTGTTGATATTGCCTCCGGGTTGAATTGCAAGGAGATTATCATTGTTACTGGTAAAAACAAAAATGAAATAAAAAAAGTTCTTGGGAATAAAGTAAAATATGCTGTCCAGGAAATACCGCTCGGGACTGGCGATGCTGCCAAAAAAGGAATTGTTTTAGCAACTGAACCGAACATACTGATACTCTATGGTGATGTTCCTTTATTAAAAAAAGAAACCGTTGCTGCTATGATAAATAACCACTTCTGCAGGAATGCAGGTCTATCTGTGCTCACCTGCAAGATTGATAATCCAACTGGCTACGGCAGGATTATTCGTGACAAGTATGGAAAGTTTATTAAGATAGTTGAGCATGTTGATGCCAATGAAAAAGAGCTAAGAATAAATGAGATAAACACCGGCATCTATTTTGGTAATCGTTGGCTCATAAATGATGCCCTATCTAAGGTGAGAACAGATAATAAGCAGAAGGAGTTTTATTTAACCGATATCGTGCAATATTTTATAAAAAAGAAAAAGAAGGTTATAGGATTTCAAATCAACAATCAAGAAGAAATTCTGGGGATAAATAATAAAGCAGAACTTTCCCGGGTCAGAGAAATAATCAAAAGAACTTGGTTTAACGAATTAATGCTCAGGGGGGTTTACATTGAAGACCCGGCAACAACGAATATTGATTTGACAGTTAAAATTGGAAATTTTGTTCAGATCAGGCCTTTCACAATAATTGAGGGGAAAACCGAAATTAAAGATAATAGTATTGTTGGCCCATTTGTCTGGATTAAAGATGGCATAAAAAGGAAAATTAAGTTATGA
- a CDS encoding LytR C-terminal domain-containing protein — protein sequence MKNPGKVGLIILVILVFLFGASVIYMRTREDPEEVFKKNSNLRVEVLNGCGVNRLAIKVSDILREKGFNVVKIGDAEKNYPETVVVERADEDMRNGKYFARRIGCKNIGKDVDPALYIDVTIIIGEDYKKLFPDVEKRF from the coding sequence ATGAAGAACCCGGGCAAAGTTGGTTTGATAATCTTGGTTATATTGGTCTTCCTTTTTGGTGCTTCGGTAATCTATATGCGCACAAGAGAAGACCCTGAAGAGGTTTTTAAAAAGAATAGTAATCTCAGGGTAGAAGTCCTTAATGGTTGTGGTGTTAATCGTCTGGCAATCAAGGTGAGTGATATATTAAGAGAAAAAGGATTTAATGTGGTAAAAATTGGTGATGCAGAAAAAAACTACCCAGAGACTGTAGTCGTTGAAAGGGCTGATGAAGATATGCGCAATGGAAAATATTTTGCCAGAAGGATCGGTTGTAAGAATATCGGCAAGGATGTTGATCCGGCACTTTATATTGATGTTACCATAATTATAGGTGAAGATTATAAAAAATTATTTCCCGATGTTGAAAAACGATTCTGA
- the rsfS gene encoding ribosome silencing factor, translating to MKIIKNYFPMLKNDSDKTGIGLAKKLAQIISDKKGEDIIIFDLRDISPITDFFVIATGLSDIHNKTIAEHLSEFEQPEHIEGLEGGGWILLDYIDVIVHIFSKEAREFYGLERLWGDAPIVKI from the coding sequence GTGAAGATTATAAAAAATTATTTCCCGATGTTGAAAAACGATTCTGATAAAACAGGGATTGGACTGGCAAAAAAGCTTGCCCAGATTATAAGCGATAAAAAGGGCGAAGATATAATTATATTTGATTTGAGAGACATTTCTCCAATTACTGATTTTTTTGTCATTGCTACGGGTTTATCAGATATTCATAATAAAACAATAGCTGAACATTTAAGCGAATTTGAACAACCAGAGCATATTGAAGGATTAGAAGGAGGGGGATGGATTCTGCTTGATTACATCGATGTAATTGTTCATATATTTTCAAAGGAGGCAAGAGAGTTTTATGGTCTTGAACGTTTGTGGGGCGATGCTCCCATAGTAAAAATTTAA